From the genome of Papilio machaon chromosome 9, ilPapMach1.1, whole genome shotgun sequence, one region includes:
- the LOC106711732 gene encoding D-aspartate oxidase, giving the protein MTDGPNIAVLGAGVVGMTVAKLLQDENRKFNITIIADSFKENTTSAVAAGIFRPGTSFCGPTAEITKKWINNSWYYWQDILKSSEAPQAGLMSFSSYIFSKERYTVTRNHLIEDLVPIYRAVDKNELKICGEGWKYGSYFSTIKIGCERYLPWVERQFLDKGGKIITSTVESFTSLPEKYDLVFNCTGLGAKLLCNDHHLVPIRGQVIKVKAPWLKTAIYGDYDTYIIPGFDGIATLGGVRQYDSYNMKICKYDSAAILERCCEMLPALKKAEIVAHKVGLRPHRVPVRVEPETVNGVKVVHCYGHGGYGVTCAPGTAMDAVRMGLDLLKTNVKTKL; this is encoded by the coding sequence ATGACTGACGGGCCAAATATTGCCGTACTCGGAGCGGGAGTTGTTGGGATGACCGTAGCTAAGTTGCTACAAgatgaaaatagaaaatttaatataaccaTTATCGCCGATTCTTTCAAAGAAAATACGACAAGCGCGGTTGCTGCTGGTATTTTCCGGCCAGGGACGAGCTTCTGCGGGCCCACTGCTGAAATCACTAAAAAATGGATCAACAACTCTTGGTACTATTGGCAAGATATTTTGAAGTCATCTGAAGCACCCCAAGCAGGTCTAATGTCTTTCTctagttatatattttcaaaagaaCGTTACACCGTCACTAGGAATCATCTTATTGAAGATTTAGTACCGATTTATAGAGCTGTAGACAAAAATGAACTGAAAATTTGCGGCGAGGGATGGAAATATGGATCATACTTTTCGACGATAAAAATCGGATGTGAAAGGTATTTACCTTGGGTGGAAAGACAATTTTTAGACAAAGGTGGAAAAATTATAACGTCCACTGTTGAGAGTTTCACCTCGCTACCTGAAAAGTATGACTTGGTTTTCAACTGCACAGGTTTAGGCGCGAAATTGTTGTGTAACGATCACCATTTGGTTCCGATTCGGGGACAAGTCATAAAGGTGAAAGCACCTTGGTTGAAAACGGCTATTTACGGCGATTACGACACGTACATAATACCTGGTTTTGATGGAATAGCAACGCTGGGCGGGGTCAGGCAATATGACagttataatatgaaaatttgtaaatatgacAGCGCCGCCATATTGGAGCGGTGCTGTGAAATGTTGCCAGCGTTGAAAAAGGCTGAGATTGTTGCCCACAAGGTCGGGTTGCGGCCGCACAGAGTACCCGTAAGAGTGGAGCCGGAGACGGTGAACGGTGTAAAGGTGGTTCACTGCTATGGGCACGGGGGATACGGTGTGACATGTGCACCGGGGACGGCTATGGACGCTGTACGCATGGGTTTGGATCTACTGAAAACTAATGTAAAAACCAAACTATAG